One genomic region from Streptomyces venezuelae encodes:
- a CDS encoding DUF4239 domain-containing protein, with protein MSLWLLNHFSTTTLAVVTVGGTVVLAVTGSVLLRRRYPSLAEGEHNDMVGVTLGMFGAIYGIILAFVIVTLWTQLENTQTIVATEATDMALIARDAAAFPPDVRARLDTALSAYVHGVVEDQWPLMREGQPSYGATANRFQTVFEVLQSYEPKTVREEVFYEQAVSHLNDVASQRRARITMAEQELPPLLQVLAFGGALVLIPLTFLYGMRKLRIQILFVSSVAALIGFSLLLVFVLDRPFAGELSVSPAPYREGALERYWTE; from the coding sequence ATGTCGCTCTGGCTGCTCAACCACTTCAGCACCACCACTCTCGCCGTGGTCACCGTCGGCGGGACCGTCGTCCTGGCCGTCACCGGCAGCGTGCTGCTCCGCCGCAGGTACCCCTCGCTGGCCGAGGGGGAGCACAACGACATGGTCGGCGTGACCCTGGGGATGTTCGGCGCGATCTACGGGATCATCCTCGCCTTCGTCATCGTCACCCTCTGGACGCAACTGGAGAACACCCAGACCATCGTCGCCACCGAGGCCACCGACATGGCCCTCATCGCCCGGGACGCCGCCGCCTTCCCGCCCGACGTCCGCGCCCGCCTCGACACCGCCCTGAGCGCCTACGTCCACGGGGTCGTGGAGGACCAGTGGCCGCTGATGCGCGAGGGACAGCCGAGCTACGGGGCCACGGCGAACCGGTTCCAGACCGTCTTCGAGGTGCTCCAGTCGTACGAGCCGAAGACCGTCCGCGAGGAGGTCTTCTACGAGCAGGCCGTCAGCCACCTGAACGACGTCGCCTCCCAGCGCCGGGCCCGGATCACCATGGCCGAGCAGGAACTCCCGCCGCTGCTCCAGGTGCTGGCCTTCGGAGGCGCGCTCGTCCTGATCCCGCTCACCTTCCTCTACGGCATGCGCAAGCTGCGGATCCAGATCCTCTTCGTCTCCTCCGTCGCCGCCCTCATCGGCTTCAGCCTGCTCCTGGTCTTCGTCCTCGACCGCCCGTTCGCCGGCGAGCTCAGCGTGAGTCCCGCGCCGTACCGCGAGGGAGCACTTGAGCGGTACTGGACGGAGTGA
- a CDS encoding TetR/AcrR family transcriptional regulator: MASRSTQILEAAARVIARRGVRGLRVEELAEEAGVSTGLIYYHFKDRTGILRHTLEFINSRAERYTAAQDEAAEPLSPREELDQVLILELQDTPEVRENSTAWGELRASAVFDPVLREDLARATLVWVQEVAGLLGQVEPLAPAVGLAASAERLTALLEGLSMRWLSGGITIDHARTLMAEAVEVELARLRQS; the protein is encoded by the coding sequence ATGGCATCTCGTAGTACTCAGATCCTGGAAGCGGCCGCCCGGGTGATCGCCCGGCGCGGGGTCCGCGGGCTCCGCGTGGAGGAACTCGCCGAAGAGGCCGGGGTCTCCACCGGTCTGATCTACTACCACTTCAAGGACCGCACCGGAATCCTGCGCCACACGCTGGAGTTCATCAACAGTCGCGCCGAGCGGTACACCGCGGCGCAGGACGAGGCGGCGGAGCCGCTGAGCCCGCGCGAGGAGCTCGACCAGGTGCTGATTCTGGAGCTCCAGGACACGCCGGAGGTGCGGGAGAACAGCACGGCCTGGGGCGAGCTCCGCGCGAGCGCCGTCTTCGACCCGGTCCTGCGCGAGGACCTCGCGCGGGCGACCCTGGTGTGGGTGCAGGAGGTGGCCGGGCTCCTCGGCCAGGTGGAGCCCCTGGCGCCGGCGGTCGGGCTCGCCGCGTCCGCCGAACGGCTCACGGCTCTGCTGGAGGGCCTGAGCATGCGCTGGCTGAGCGGCGGCATCACGATCGACCACGCGCGCACGCTCATGGCGGAGGCCGTCGAGGTGGAGCTGGCCCGGCTGCGACAGTCGTAG
- a CDS encoding NAD(P)/FAD-dependent oxidoreductase, with protein MTKPESPVHDYDVVISGAGLAGSAAAILLARRGVRVALLERRSDPGAYKVLCTHSLTANAHPVLEELGLVPALEKAGAVRNEARWYTRWGWIHPKPAPAGPPLPYGYNVRRSTLDPLIRSRAAETPGVDLLLGHQVTGLTREAGRTVGVRASTPQGEREIRARLVVGADGRDSPVAKFADVPTREYENTRFGYLAHFRDLPLRDGIAHTWFLEPDMAYAFPNDGGVTVVAVVPDKKWLPAFRADLERSFLDFVRDLPDAPPIDSAERVTKIIGTVDYPLRSRRPTAPGLALVGDAALTSDPLWGVGCGWALETAKWLTEAVAPAVTGAGDLDRALAAYGRGHRRRLTGHQKLAVDFAKARPFNPVERLIFSAAVRDDSLARHMHLFASRLIGPLRFVNPVIMAKSWAVNIKHRRA; from the coding sequence ATGACCAAGCCTGAGAGCCCGGTTCACGACTACGACGTCGTCATCAGCGGGGCCGGCCTCGCCGGCAGCGCCGCGGCGATCCTGCTCGCCCGGCGCGGTGTCCGTGTCGCCCTGCTGGAGCGCCGCTCGGACCCCGGGGCGTACAAGGTGCTGTGCACCCACTCCCTCACCGCCAACGCCCACCCGGTCCTCGAGGAGCTCGGTCTCGTCCCCGCGCTGGAGAAGGCGGGGGCCGTCCGCAACGAGGCCCGCTGGTACACCCGTTGGGGATGGATCCACCCGAAGCCCGCGCCGGCGGGGCCCCCGCTGCCGTACGGGTACAACGTCCGGCGCAGCACCCTCGACCCGCTGATCAGGTCCCGTGCGGCGGAGACCCCCGGCGTCGACCTGCTCCTCGGCCATCAGGTGACCGGCCTGACCCGGGAAGCGGGGCGCACGGTCGGAGTGCGCGCGTCGACACCACAGGGCGAGCGCGAGATCCGCGCCCGCCTCGTGGTCGGCGCCGACGGCAGGGACTCGCCCGTGGCGAAGTTCGCCGACGTGCCGACGCGGGAGTACGAGAACACCCGGTTCGGCTATCTGGCGCACTTCCGCGACCTGCCGCTGCGCGACGGGATCGCCCACACCTGGTTCCTCGAACCCGACATGGCGTACGCCTTCCCGAACGACGGCGGGGTGACGGTCGTGGCCGTGGTCCCGGACAAGAAGTGGCTGCCGGCCTTCCGGGCGGACCTGGAGCGCAGTTTCCTCGACTTCGTCCGCGACCTGCCCGACGCGCCGCCGATCGACTCCGCCGAGCGCGTCACGAAGATCATCGGCACGGTCGACTACCCCCTCCGCAGCCGCAGGCCCACCGCCCCGGGCCTCGCCCTCGTCGGCGACGCGGCCCTGACGAGCGACCCCCTGTGGGGAGTGGGCTGCGGGTGGGCCCTGGAGACCGCGAAGTGGCTGACCGAGGCCGTCGCCCCGGCCGTGACCGGCGCGGGCGACCTGGACAGGGCGCTCGCGGCGTACGGGCGCGGCCACCGGCGCCGCCTGACCGGCCACCAGAAGCTGGCCGTCGACTTCGCCAAGGCCCGCCCGTTCAACCCCGTGGAGCGGCTGATCTTCTCGGCGGCGGTGCGCGACGATTCGCTGGCCCGGCACATGCACCTGTTCGCTTCCCGCCTGATCGGCCCGCTCCGGTTCGTGAACCCGGTGATCATGGCCAAGTCCTGGGCCGTCAACATCAAGCACCGCCGGGCGTGA
- a CDS encoding RICIN domain-containing protein produces MSTPRRSLLGTVVAAVALAVTAGGAEATAPAPAPVSAPAPVPVPAQASGAAAAATYSVTVGAKGAWSQPDDTPASPYIDKDGTFYFQQAHALYGSTQQRRWNFFTGTNFDTAVRSTALSDAVNPANPNDRNNDTTWRCNNSPTGLESTYAPVGSSYSQRNFCDLAGVWVDPDTGDWYGLVHNEFTPQPFGDGVHFDGIDYAVSTDQGRTWAIKDHVITSPFSTRRGDTAAFPQQTYHYGDGDQRLFVDTASGYFYAFYGSRIVEKGGGWKAFHAHVARAPISGKMAPGSWRKWYDGAWTEPGVGGRESNMTPVTASDTTGHTPVGGEYDPTNTGTVSQQVAAGKMPPTSPLFVMDITYNAHLGLYIGEPQAVDQSGNAPQEIYATDDLTTQKWFRLGDTGSYRNASWYRWFLDGVNKTGSGIVGRNFRSYCSFGCSGGASSEYVNLAVDSSAPAAPVDTSKAYRISAAGGRVLAQVAGGSATTSVPTATGADLESWIFTANGDGSHRIANAATGQLLGVDSATTGSRAWGTRPTVTPAPAGGPSVGQQWFVIPGTSAADGSPNGTYRLVNRYSGLVISLSGTANRLAETTPTRSWSNTTGNAVGGTRTAGEQTLTLTAVGQAPVVIADGNHTLAASGKALDNPGHSTTAGTQLVTWTPNGGANQAWRFTRGADGTYQLANAESGLCADVDGGSTSAGAKVIQWNCTGGANQRWTVTRLASGAYTVASVKSGLLLTTASTANGAAVTQQPNSGSALQQWTIG; encoded by the coding sequence ATGTCAACTCCTCGAAGAAGCCTGCTCGGTACGGTCGTCGCCGCCGTCGCCCTCGCGGTGACCGCGGGCGGCGCCGAAGCGACAGCGCCCGCACCCGCCCCCGTATCGGCACCCGCCCCCGTACCCGTACCGGCGCAGGCGTCCGGGGCCGCGGCAGCCGCCACGTACAGCGTCACCGTCGGTGCGAAGGGGGCGTGGTCCCAGCCCGACGACACCCCGGCCTCCCCCTACATCGACAAGGACGGCACCTTCTACTTCCAGCAGGCCCACGCGCTCTACGGATCGACGCAGCAGCGCAGGTGGAACTTCTTCACCGGGACGAACTTCGACACGGCGGTCCGGTCGACCGCCCTCAGCGACGCCGTGAACCCGGCGAACCCCAACGACCGCAACAACGACACGACATGGCGGTGCAACAACAGCCCGACCGGCCTGGAGTCCACCTACGCGCCGGTCGGATCGTCGTACTCCCAGCGGAACTTCTGCGACCTGGCCGGGGTGTGGGTAGACCCGGACACCGGCGACTGGTACGGCCTCGTGCACAACGAGTTCACCCCGCAACCCTTCGGCGACGGCGTCCACTTCGACGGGATCGACTACGCGGTCTCCACCGACCAGGGCAGGACGTGGGCCATCAAGGACCACGTCATCACCTCCCCCTTCAGCACCCGGCGAGGCGACACGGCGGCCTTCCCGCAACAGACGTACCACTACGGCGACGGTGACCAGCGCCTGTTCGTCGACACCGCCTCCGGGTACTTCTACGCCTTCTACGGCTCGCGGATCGTGGAGAAGGGCGGCGGCTGGAAGGCCTTCCACGCGCACGTGGCGCGCGCCCCCATCTCCGGGAAGATGGCGCCCGGTTCCTGGAGGAAGTGGTACGACGGAGCCTGGACCGAGCCCGGAGTGGGCGGTCGCGAGAGCAACATGACACCGGTGACGGCGTCCGACACGACCGGCCACACCCCTGTCGGCGGTGAGTACGACCCGACGAACACCGGCACCGTGAGCCAGCAGGTCGCGGCGGGCAAGATGCCCCCCACCTCGCCCCTGTTCGTCATGGACATCACCTACAACGCCCACCTGGGGCTGTACATCGGGGAGCCGCAGGCCGTCGACCAGAGCGGCAACGCGCCCCAGGAGATCTACGCCACCGACGACCTCACCACCCAGAAGTGGTTCCGTCTCGGCGACACGGGCAGCTACCGGAACGCGTCGTGGTACCGCTGGTTCCTCGACGGCGTGAACAAGACCGGTTCCGGGATCGTCGGCAGGAACTTCCGCTCCTACTGCTCCTTCGGCTGCTCGGGCGGAGCGTCCAGTGAGTACGTCAACCTCGCCGTCGACTCCTCCGCACCCGCCGCGCCCGTCGACACGAGCAAGGCGTACCGGATCTCCGCCGCGGGCGGGCGCGTCCTCGCCCAGGTCGCCGGCGGTTCGGCGACCACGTCCGTACCGACAGCAACCGGAGCCGACCTGGAATCGTGGATCTTCACGGCCAACGGAGACGGTTCGCACCGGATCGCCAACGCCGCCACCGGGCAGCTCCTCGGTGTCGACTCGGCCACCACGGGCAGCCGCGCCTGGGGCACCAGGCCGACGGTCACCCCGGCCCCGGCGGGCGGCCCCTCCGTGGGGCAGCAGTGGTTCGTGATCCCCGGCACCTCCGCCGCGGACGGCTCGCCGAACGGCACGTACCGCCTGGTCAACCGCTACAGCGGCCTCGTGATCAGCCTGTCCGGCACGGCGAACCGCCTGGCCGAGACGACTCCCACCCGGAGCTGGAGCAACACCACGGGCAACGCCGTGGGCGGGACGCGGACGGCGGGCGAGCAGACCCTGACGCTCACCGCGGTCGGCCAGGCCCCCGTCGTGATCGCCGACGGCAACCACACGCTCGCCGCGAGCGGCAAGGCCCTCGACAACCCCGGGCACAGCACCACGGCCGGCACGCAGCTCGTCACCTGGACCCCGAACGGCGGCGCCAACCAGGCCTGGCGCTTCACCCGCGGCGCCGACGGCACCTACCAGCTCGCCAACGCCGAGTCGGGACTCTGCGCCGACGTCGACGGCGGGTCCACGAGCGCCGGGGCCAAGGTCATCCAGTGGAACTGCACCGGCGGCGCCAACCAGCGCTGGACCGTCACGCGGCTGGCGAGCGGCGCGTACACCGTCGCCTCCGTGAAGAGCGGACTGCTGCTCACCACCGCGTCCACCGCCAACGGCGCCGCGGTCACCCAACAGCCGAACTCCGGCTCGGCGTTGCAGCAATGGACGATCGGCTGA